ACAATGATGGATGAGGTCAGCTTTAGGGTTAATATATCCAGAAACCTGTGATAGAGTATCGGTAATATTGAGGGCTCTTTCTCTGAGAAGGCGTAATCCGCCTCTACTGGCGGATCAAGTATGTCAACAATTACTCTAACACGACCTACGCCAACCACCTTCAAAGCCAGAAGAGATAAAATGTACTCCAATACAGCTTGTATTCTTGGAACAGCGTAGGGATACGCCACGACTACGACTAAATATGACCTATTCTTTAAAGTGGTGGAGATAGCGCCTAACACGGCTTTAAGTATGTTTGACCTGCTTTTCAACGTCTTCCTTCGTGTGATAAACCTTAGACATCGATCAGCATGTGAGTACCAGAATATCTTTGATTCCGGTGAGCGGTTCAGTAAAGCCTTGACTAATGAACCGTATAGCCCTACATACCTGTAGCCAATTCCGCCTCTAATGCTTTTGGGCTCTATAGCGAAGTAGCTCGTTAAAATCATTAGATTTGGCGGCATGCTTAAAGAAACTTCTCTAGCAGCTTAAGGAACTCTTCAGCGATCTTGTTCCTGTCGAACTTTTCCTCAATGAGTAATCTCGCCCTTTTGCCTGCCATTTCTCTAAACGGTTTGTTTTTGTAGATTCTGTAAATCGCTTCCGCGAACCTCTTTTCATCCATAGGTGGAACTGTTAAGCCTACTTCATGCTCTTTTATCAGCTTGGCTAGTATCGAGTCATCGTAAACTGTGGCTACTACCGGCACTCCACATGCGCAATACTCAAAGAACTTGGCAGGGAGAGAGTTCCTCCAAAGGAGATTATCGTCATAGGGAACCAAGCCTACGTCAGCTCTAGCAATCAGCTTTGCCAATTTCACCTTGTCGTTTATTGCTCCCTTATACTCTATGTTGTTTGAGATACCCAGTTCAAGGGCCAAGTTGAGCACCTTCTGTACTTTACCTCCCCCAGCAATAACCAACTTAACATTGCTCAAGCCCTTGTCTACAAGCTTCTTTATTGTCTTAACTACCACATCCAAATTATAGTATCCTCCAATACCACCTGAGTAAAATATTGTGAAGCCTTCGTTCTCTCGCTTATTGCTTAATGGCTTAAACGTTCTTGTATCGGCTCCGTTCGGTACGAGCCTAACATTAGTTACTCCACGGCGCTTTAAAGACTTCAAGAAGTTTGGCGTCACAGCAGCAACTAGGTGACATTTTGCGTAAAGGCTTGCTATGAGCTTCTTTACTGCTGAATAGAAGGATTTCCCGATTCTAGAATTATTAAGGCTTATTGCGTAGTCTTCCCACTCGTCTCTGTAATCAACCACACACTTGGCCCCGACCAGTTTGCAGGCCATTAACGCCCCCAGCCCAACATCGCCGGAGGGGACAGAAACTATCACTACGTTTGGTTTTCTGGCTCTTAGGAAAAGCGTTGAAACCATGAAGGAAATAAAACTGTTTAATATGAAGATTAGCGGATGAGTTAGACACATGTTGAAGACAAGGTTGAAAAGGTTAACTTCACCCAGTTTTCTGACTCCTTTTTTTTGAAAGGATTTATAGCTGAATGCACCCAAAACCTCCACTGAGCGCGACTTCTTAGACCAAGCATTAGCAAAGAAGCCTATCCTAGTCCAACCAGCGCCGGGAAAAGGATTAGGAAAACCAAGGACAAATAAAACTTTCATGAACCATCCTCAAACATCACAGATTTACAGGTTTTTTCTTCAATTTTAAACTTGTTTCGATAGACTTTCCAAATAGAGATTGGTATAGTGTTAGGAATAAGGTGACCTCGAAGAAGTAAAGCACGTATTTTAATGACAATTCGAGTAACCATAATGTCATAGATGATGCAACAAATGCTAAGATTGCTAAGAATGTCAACGACAAAGTAACTTTCTTCATATCTTAAACATCCTCATGGTTTTTACGAGAAACTCCCAATGGTATCATATTTTTCGCTTTTAGCGAAACAGTTTATTATCGCTTTCAGCACATGGATGTATATAGCCCGGTTTAGCATAAGCTAGTCAAGATCTTCTCATATCTGTGAACCGCTGCTGTATAGGAATATTTGCTCTCAATGAGAGCACGCGCATCCTTTGTTATCTCTAGGAGCCTTGGATGGTTCAAAGCTCTTATTACACCTTTGGCGATAGATTCTGCATAATTGTCTTCTAATATAAATCCGGTTTTTTCATCCTTTATGATGTCTGGAATTCCACCGACAGGCGTTGCTAAAACTGGTGTGCCACATGCCATAGCCTCTAAAACTATGTTAGGTAGCCCTTCCTCATACGAGGGCAAGACAAGGAGCTTCATTTGATTAAGGTGGTATGCAACTCTATCCCTTGAAAGCCATCCTGTAAGGCTCACTTTATCACGTAACCCGCTTTTCTCTAGGCAGTCTTTAATTTTATAAAATAACGGTCCGTCCCCGCCTATCAGGAACTCTACGTCCGGCAGTTGCTTTAAAATCAAAGGTAGTGCATCAATGAAGTTAACTACTCCCTTCACAGGGACCAAGGAACTGATAAGTCCGACCAGCTGCTTTCTACTCTTTAGCTCTCTTTCTAATCTAAAACGGCTAGTGTCCACGTAGAAAGCACCATTAGATGAAACCTTACCCTTGTATCTACTAAATGGCCCACTTTCAATGATACCCTTTGCTTCTACAGCAATATGATCCACCAAGTGAAAAATCATCCTTTCCAAAACCCCAGCAACGAGAGGGAAAATGGCCCCACTCGCCCCTGATGGTTCATTCAGTTTCATCTCCCAGCTTTTTTGAATTCCATAATAAAATATAACTGTTTTCTTTCCGAATAATTTTGAGCAGAAAATGGGTAATAGATTAAGTTCTCCTCCAAGGTGAAAAAGCGCAATGTCAATTTCAGAAGATATTTGTACTAATTTAAGTGAAGTCCTTAGCTGGATTAGCAAGAATCTGAGGATTCTAATCCAAACTGGTCTCTTTTCACCATAGCTCTTAGGACATTTTATATTAATTACGCGAACCCGCCCACCAGTTCCCGCAAGAAAGTTTCCAGTGATTAGAAAAAGTTCACCGCACAAGGGCTCAAGTAGTCGCAAGGATTTTGTTACAAAACTTGCCCCTATTTTATTCCCGATAGGCAAAGTTATTAGCGCAACACTGGGCTTTTTATGCCGTGGCTTCATCAAATATCCCTTTCAACTAAGAATATCATGATTTAAACATCTTCCCTGCATGCGCCATCGATTCTTCTTCTACGCTTCTTTTTTTCAAAATGCTTTTCGCTAAATCGCCCATTACACTTTAGCACCAGCCATTACACTCCCGAGGAGATTGAGATATCGTGAAATGTATCTTTCTGCTGAAAACCACTTCTCGCATACTTCTCTTACCTTTTGTGGGGGGTAATTCTCCTTTTTATAGTTCATCAGGATTTTCCCTAGACTCTCCACATCCTCACTGCGGCAGATCAATCCTCTATCAAGCTTGCTTATTATTTCTGGTATGCCTCCTCTGTCAGAGCCTATCGTTGGAGTACCAACAGATAATGCCTCCATGATAACAGTAGGAGCAGGATCTTGATTGAGGGAGGGCACCACTAATGCCAAGGCATCTTGGTATAATGACCATAGCATCTCTTTATCCACCCATCCCAGAAAAAACACTTTGCCTTGTAGGTTGTGCCTTGCTACAAATCTCATCATACGGTTTTCCAAAGGCCCTCTTCCCACGATTATTAGCTTGGCGCTGATTTCATTGGAGTGTCTCCTGAAAGCTTCCAGTAGGTTCAAAACTCCTTTATGCATTCCCAAGGCCCCCGCGTACAGGAAGTAGTTTGAATATCCTGAGCTTTTTACTATTTGTTTGGGGTAGGGAACAAAATGAGGGATGCACTCTATCCGTGTATCTAGGTTTGCCGAAAGTATTTCCTTCACTTTCGTACTAGGGGTTAAAATAAGGTCGATATCACTAATTGCCTTTCTAAATCCTTTTAGGTATCTTCCCATTTGAGGTGGCTTCCTGGAGAGAATCGCGCAGGAAAAACAATTTTTTCTTATGTCACAAGGCCGGCGATTATTCTTTAGCAGATACCCTCTTTGACATATCAGCCAGTAACCATGAGCGGTATATATTGATAAGTAATCTCCCTGCTTCCTCAATATCTGATAACCGAAGAACATAGGACTATGGTGGTTCACCACATCTGGTCTTACATCACTGATAATCTTGCTAAACTGCTTGTTCACATATGGAGAGCTACCAAAAAAATAGGCAATCAATGAATCAACGATATTAAGCGGTGACCTTAATGTGTGAACATACAACCTGGGATGTTCCGATTCCCATTTAGCCACGATATCCTTCCAATCAGACGAAGGGGAACGG
The nucleotide sequence above comes from Candidatus Bathyarchaeota archaeon. Encoded proteins:
- a CDS encoding glycosyltransferase family 4 protein, producing MKVLFVLGFPNPFPGAGWTRIGFFANAWSKKSRSVEVLGAFSYKSFQKKGVRKLGEVNLFNLVFNMCLTHPLIFILNSFISFMVSTLFLRARKPNVVIVSVPSGDVGLGALMACKLVGAKCVVDYRDEWEDYAISLNNSRIGKSFYSAVKKLIASLYAKCHLVAAVTPNFLKSLKRRGVTNVRLVPNGADTRTFKPLSNKRENEGFTIFYSGGIGGYYNLDVVVKTIKKLVDKGLSNVKLVIAGGGKVQKVLNLALELGISNNIEYKGAINDKVKLAKLIARADVGLVPYDDNLLWRNSLPAKFFEYCACGVPVVATVYDDSILAKLIKEHEVGLTVPPMDEKRFAEAIYRIYKNKPFREMAGKRARLLIEEKFDRNKIAEEFLKLLEKFL
- a CDS encoding glycosyltransferase family 4 protein, with amino-acid sequence MKPRHKKPSVALITLPIGNKIGASFVTKSLRLLEPLCGELFLITGNFLAGTGGRVRVINIKCPKSYGEKRPVWIRILRFLLIQLRTSLKLVQISSEIDIALFHLGGELNLLPIFCSKLFGKKTVIFYYGIQKSWEMKLNEPSGASGAIFPLVAGVLERMIFHLVDHIAVEAKGIIESGPFSRYKGKVSSNGAFYVDTSRFRLERELKSRKQLVGLISSLVPVKGVVNFIDALPLILKQLPDVEFLIGGDGPLFYKIKDCLEKSGLRDKVSLTGWLSRDRVAYHLNQMKLLVLPSYEEGLPNIVLEAMACGTPVLATPVGGIPDIIKDEKTGFILEDNYAESIAKGVIRALNHPRLLEITKDARALIESKYSYTAAVHRYEKILTSLC
- a CDS encoding glycosyltransferase, which produces MKKLTFLITTPTYYPAADISCVSDLINAIATGLARRGHEVHIMHSLDASAKGLRSPSSDWKDIVAKWESEHPRLYVHTLRSPLNIVDSLIAYFFGSSPYVNKQFSKIISDVRPDVVNHHSPMFFGYQILRKQGDYLSIYTAHGYWLICQRGYLLKNNRRPCDIRKNCFSCAILSRKPPQMGRYLKGFRKAISDIDLILTPSTKVKEILSANLDTRIECIPHFVPYPKQIVKSSGYSNYFLYAGALGMHKGVLNLLEAFRRHSNEISAKLIIVGRGPLENRMMRFVARHNLQGKVFFLGWVDKEMLWSLYQDALALVVPSLNQDPAPTVIMEALSVGTPTIGSDRGGIPEIISKLDRGLICRSEDVESLGKILMNYKKENYPPQKVREVCEKWFSAERYISRYLNLLGSVMAGAKV